The Streptomyces pactum genome contains a region encoding:
- the hemC gene encoding hydroxymethylbilane synthase, with translation MTEKALRLGTRRSKLAMAQSGQVADAVSQVTGRPVELVEITTYGDVSREQLAQIGGTGVFVAALREALLRGEVDFAVHSLKDLPTAAHEGLVVAAVPEREDPRDVVVARDARKLTDLPRGARIGTGAPRRMAQLNAYARTHGMEIETVPIRGNVDTRIGYVRSGELDAVVLAAAGLNRVGRIDEVTDFLSVDTVLPAPGQGALAIECAADNAELIAALAELDDPFTRVAVTAERSLLAALEAGCSAPVGALADLPPLSAPLERGDSQADGQTVKEMRLRGVVGTTDGSTLVQLSTTGPVPQTHDAALALGRELATEMLAQGAAGLMGERAQ, from the coding sequence ATGACTGAGAAGGCACTGAGGCTGGGGACCAGGCGGAGCAAGCTCGCCATGGCCCAGTCCGGGCAGGTGGCGGACGCCGTGAGCCAGGTGACCGGTCGGCCCGTTGAGCTGGTCGAGATCACCACGTACGGCGACGTCTCGCGTGAGCAGTTGGCGCAGATCGGCGGCACGGGCGTGTTCGTGGCCGCGCTGCGTGAGGCGCTGCTGCGGGGTGAGGTCGACTTCGCGGTTCACTCGCTCAAGGACCTCCCCACCGCGGCGCACGAGGGACTGGTGGTGGCGGCCGTACCGGAGCGCGAGGACCCGCGGGACGTGGTCGTCGCCCGGGACGCGCGCAAGCTGACCGACCTGCCCCGCGGGGCGCGCATAGGTACGGGTGCGCCGCGTCGCATGGCACAGCTCAACGCGTACGCCCGCACCCACGGGATGGAGATCGAGACGGTCCCGATCCGGGGCAACGTCGACACTCGCATCGGATACGTCCGCAGCGGCGAGCTCGACGCGGTCGTGCTGGCCGCCGCCGGACTGAACCGGGTGGGCCGCATCGACGAGGTGACCGACTTCCTGTCGGTCGACACGGTTCTGCCCGCCCCCGGCCAGGGGGCACTGGCGATCGAGTGCGCTGCGGACAACGCTGAGCTCATCGCCGCGCTCGCCGAACTCGACGACCCGTTCACGCGGGTCGCCGTGACGGCCGAGCGGTCACTGCTCGCCGCCCTGGAGGCCGGCTGCAGCGCCCCTGTGGGCGCGCTGGCCGACCTTCCCCCACTCTCGGCTCCGCTCGAGCGGGGGGACTCCCAGGCCGACGGGCAGACTGTCAAGGAAATGCGCCTGCGCGGCGTCGTCGGCACGACCGACGGCTCGACGCTGGTGCAGCTGTCCACCACCGGTCCCGTGCCCCAGACGCACGACGCGGCACTGGCACTCGGTCGCGAACTCGCCACCGAGATGCTCGCCCAGGGCGCGGCCGGTCTGATGGGGGAGCGAGCACAGTGA
- a CDS encoding helix-turn-helix domain-containing protein yields MAGDDFAVLLRELKERSGLSYGALGKRLHMSASTLHRYVSGEVVPTEFAPVERLARVCRATPEELLELHRRWIRADALRGVKKEEREETGETGETGEKETQEKAETEEKRKDREDREDREDREDREDRKDRKDRKDREDREEAGVSVAAEGTPPAPPGPPTPDERSAPHDPPTLGEPEPPRRRVPRAALYAATGLVAVSAAVALVANLVSGTGDDGRRGPAGAVAQTSATVSGTATGPASPSASASSSPSVSSSPSGSRSPSASASPSRPGTASPSREAPADGPALAVSTNPYHWDVPCEHAFLVDRSPQNVLPPPAQRDAVGWATTYGAVSANRQMAVLTVQGTGEETVVLHDLHVRVVSSKPALDWKQYVMGNGCGGGVTPKSFDVALDLGTPLAMPVSGQQDFPYSVTESDIEVFKVNAHTSGHDVSWYLELEWSSGDRHGVMRVDDHGKPFRTSASRDDSYYAYPLGSDAWELVVDED; encoded by the coding sequence GTGGCGGGGGACGACTTCGCAGTACTGCTGCGGGAACTGAAGGAGCGGTCCGGGCTCAGTTACGGGGCCCTGGGCAAGCGGCTGCACATGAGTGCGTCGACCCTCCACCGATACGTCAGTGGGGAGGTCGTGCCCACCGAGTTCGCCCCCGTCGAACGCCTCGCGCGCGTATGCCGGGCGACCCCCGAGGAACTGCTCGAACTCCACCGCCGCTGGATCCGCGCGGACGCGCTGCGCGGCGTGAAGAAGGAGGAGAGGGAGGAGACGGGGGAGACGGGGGAGACGGGGGAGAAGGAGACCCAGGAAAAGGCGGAGACCGAGGAGAAGCGGAAGGACCGGGAGGACCGGGAGGACCGGGAGGACCGGGAGGACCGGGAGGACCGGAAGGACCGGAAGGACCGGAAGGACCGGGAGGACCGGGAGGAGGCCGGCGTCTCCGTCGCGGCGGAGGGCACACCGCCCGCACCGCCGGGACCGCCCACGCCGGACGAACGGTCCGCGCCCCACGACCCGCCCACGCTCGGCGAACCCGAACCGCCCCGTCGCCGGGTCCCGCGCGCCGCGCTCTACGCCGCGACCGGACTCGTCGCCGTCAGTGCCGCCGTGGCGCTCGTGGCGAACCTCGTGTCGGGCACGGGCGACGACGGCCGGCGCGGTCCGGCCGGGGCCGTCGCACAGACCTCCGCGACGGTGTCCGGGACGGCCACCGGGCCGGCGTCCCCGAGCGCGAGCGCCTCCTCGTCCCCGTCCGTCTCCTCGTCCCCGTCCGGGTCCCGCTCCCCGTCCGCGTCCGCGTCCCCGTCGCGTCCGGGCACCGCCTCGCCCAGCCGCGAGGCACCCGCCGACGGCCCCGCGCTGGCCGTGTCGACCAACCCGTACCACTGGGACGTCCCCTGCGAACACGCCTTCCTGGTCGACCGCAGCCCGCAGAACGTGCTGCCGCCGCCCGCCCAGCGGGACGCCGTCGGCTGGGCCACCACGTACGGTGCGGTCTCCGCGAACCGGCAGATGGCCGTCCTCACCGTGCAGGGCACCGGTGAGGAGACGGTGGTCCTGCACGACCTGCACGTCCGGGTGGTGAGCAGCAAGCCGGCGCTGGACTGGAAGCAGTACGTGATGGGCAACGGCTGCGGCGGCGGGGTGACCCCCAAGTCCTTCGACGTCGCCCTCGACCTGGGCACCCCCCTGGCGATGCCGGTCTCGGGACAGCAGGACTTCCCGTACAGCGTCACCGAGTCCGACATCGAGGTCTTCAAGGTCAACGCGCACACCAGTGGCCACGACGTGAGCTGGTACCTGGAGCTGGAGTGGTCCAGCGGCGACCGGCACGGCGTCATGCGCGTCGACGACCACGGAAAGCCGTTCCGCACCAGCGCCTCCCGGGACGACTCCTACTACGCGTACCCCCTCGGCAGTGACGCCTGGGAGTTGGTCGTCGACGAGGACTGA
- the hemB gene encoding porphobilinogen synthase: MSTYGSFPGTRPRRLRSTPVMRRMVAETRLHPADLILPAFVREGVSEPVPIAAMPGVVQHTRDTLKKAAAEAVEAGVSGIMLFGVPEEEKKDAAGTTGTDPDGILQVALRDVRAEVGDELLVMSDLCLDEFTDHGHCGVLDAQGRVDNDATLERYAEMAQVQADAGAHVVGPSGMMDGQIGVVRDALDQIGREDVAVLAYTVKYASAFYGPFREAVGSSLKGDRKTYQQDSANAREAIRELALDLEEGADMVMVKPAGPYLDILAKVAEAADVPVAAYQISGEYSMIEAAAEKGWIDRDRAILESLTGIKRAGARNILTYWATEVARTLR; encoded by the coding sequence ATGTCGACGTACGGATCCTTCCCCGGCACCCGGCCCCGGCGGCTGCGGAGCACTCCTGTCATGCGTCGGATGGTCGCCGAGACCCGGTTGCACCCCGCCGACCTCATCCTCCCGGCCTTCGTGCGCGAGGGCGTGAGCGAGCCGGTGCCGATCGCGGCGATGCCCGGTGTCGTGCAGCACACCCGGGACACGCTGAAGAAGGCGGCCGCGGAGGCGGTCGAGGCGGGGGTCTCCGGGATCATGCTCTTCGGGGTGCCGGAGGAGGAGAAGAAGGACGCGGCCGGGACGACCGGTACCGATCCGGACGGGATCCTGCAGGTCGCCCTGCGTGACGTGCGGGCCGAGGTCGGGGACGAGCTGCTCGTCATGTCCGACCTGTGTCTCGACGAGTTCACGGATCACGGGCACTGCGGGGTGCTGGATGCTCAGGGGCGGGTCGACAACGACGCCACCCTTGAGCGGTACGCCGAGATGGCGCAGGTGCAGGCCGACGCGGGCGCCCATGTGGTCGGACCGAGCGGGATGATGGACGGGCAGATCGGCGTCGTCCGCGACGCGCTCGACCAGATCGGGCGGGAGGACGTCGCCGTCCTCGCCTACACCGTGAAGTACGCGTCCGCCTTCTACGGGCCCTTCCGGGAGGCCGTCGGGTCCTCGCTGAAGGGGGACCGGAAGACCTACCAGCAGGACTCCGCCAACGCGCGCGAGGCCATCCGGGAACTGGCCCTCGACCTCGAGGAGGGCGCCGACATGGTGATGGTCAAGCCGGCCGGGCCCTACCTCGACATCCTCGCCAAGGTCGCCGAGGCCGCGGACGTGCCCGTCGCCGCCTACCAGATCTCCGGCGAGTACTCGATGATCGAGGCCGCCGCCGAGAAGGGCTGGATCGACCGCGACCGCGCCATCCTGGAGTCGCTCACCGGCATCAAGCGGGCCGGCGCGCGCAACATCCTGACCTACTGGGCCACCGAGGTCGCTCGCACCCTGCGCTGA
- a CDS encoding SAM-dependent methyltransferase, producing MPGDALSQDPAELRRRIDSSKAHPARVYDVFLGGKDHYPADRDAAAAGLAANPRGYLDVRHNRDFLRRAVTTLAEEHGIRQFLDIGTGLPTAENVHQIAQRIAPESRVVYVDNDPVVLTHARALLTSGPEGRTDYVDADLKSPARILEQAAATLDFSRPVALCLVAILHFVEDEEAYPIVRGLMDELPAGSRLVLSHLTEDLNPENIRAVQRTYTERGFTFVLRSHKDVERFFTEAGLELAEPGVVPVHHWRPDHAAPVPEQPEESYLAGLDDIEKVRYKDINDVTDADINVYGGLAAKG from the coding sequence ATGCCCGGTGACGCCCTCAGCCAGGACCCCGCGGAGCTGAGAAGGAGGATCGACAGCAGCAAGGCGCACCCGGCCCGCGTGTACGACGTCTTCCTCGGCGGCAAGGACCACTACCCCGCGGACCGCGACGCGGCCGCCGCCGGGCTCGCCGCCAACCCGCGCGGCTACCTCGACGTACGGCACAACCGCGACTTCCTGCGCCGCGCGGTCACCACGCTGGCCGAGGAGCACGGCATCCGGCAGTTCCTCGACATCGGCACCGGCCTGCCGACCGCGGAGAACGTGCACCAGATCGCCCAGCGCATCGCCCCCGAGTCGCGGGTGGTCTACGTCGACAACGACCCGGTCGTCCTCACCCACGCGCGCGCCCTGCTCACCAGCGGCCCCGAGGGACGTACGGACTACGTCGACGCCGATCTGAAGAGCCCGGCGCGGATCCTCGAACAGGCGGCGGCGACCCTGGACTTCAGCCGGCCCGTCGCGCTCTGCCTCGTCGCGATCCTGCACTTCGTCGAGGACGAGGAGGCGTACCCCATCGTCCGCGGGCTGATGGACGAGCTGCCCGCCGGCAGCCGGCTCGTCCTCAGCCATCTCACCGAGGACCTCAACCCGGAGAACATCCGCGCGGTCCAGCGGACGTACACCGAGCGGGGCTTCACCTTCGTGCTGCGCTCCCACAAGGACGTCGAGCGCTTCTTCACGGAGGCCGGGCTGGAACTCGCCGAGCCGGGTGTCGTCCCGGTGCACCACTGGCGCCCGGACCACGCGGCGCCGGTGCCGGAGCAGCCCGAGGAGTCCTACCTGGCGGGGCTCGACGACATCGAGAAGGTCCGGTACAAGGACATCAACGACGTCACGGACGCCGACATCAACGTGTACGGAGGGCTGGCCGCCAAGGGCTGA
- a CDS encoding PLP-dependent aminotransferase family protein, protein MTVTENVSAPAPAAALPPLAARARSIGGSPVRDILAVTARPEVINFAGGLPAPELFDAEGIAAAYRDVLAEAPARALQYSTTEGVPALRAALAARTTVRGLDTGPDELLVTTGSQQALSLLATALIEPGDTVLVENPCYLAALQAFGFAGARVVAVPGDEDGIDPAALEELVVRERPKLLYTVPTFSNPTGRTLPVDRRAAVARIAGRCGVWIVEDDPYGELRFEGERVPWIASYDGAGDRTVLLGSFSKVMAPGLRLGWLRAPAALRRACAVAKQAADLHTPTVNQLAAARYLADRDLDAHVARVAAVYGARRDAMLAGLADALPAGSAWTRPEGGMFLWARLPEHYDTTALLPGVVRHDVAYVPGAPFHAGEPDRATLRLCFVTQTPDEIAEGLRRLGEGLREVRR, encoded by the coding sequence ATGACCGTGACCGAGAACGTGTCCGCCCCCGCTCCCGCCGCCGCCCTGCCGCCGCTCGCCGCGCGGGCCCGGTCGATCGGCGGTTCGCCCGTACGTGACATCCTCGCCGTCACCGCACGCCCCGAGGTGATCAACTTCGCGGGCGGGCTGCCGGCCCCCGAGCTGTTCGACGCGGAGGGCATCGCCGCCGCGTACCGGGACGTCCTCGCCGAGGCGCCCGCGCGGGCACTCCAGTACTCCACCACCGAGGGCGTGCCCGCGCTCAGGGCCGCGCTCGCCGCCCGCACCACCGTGCGCGGGCTCGACACCGGCCCCGACGAACTCCTCGTCACCACCGGATCGCAGCAGGCCCTGTCCCTGCTCGCCACCGCCCTGATCGAACCCGGCGACACCGTCCTCGTCGAGAACCCCTGCTACCTGGCCGCCCTGCAGGCCTTCGGCTTCGCGGGCGCCCGGGTCGTCGCCGTGCCGGGCGACGAGGACGGGATCGACCCGGCGGCCCTGGAGGAGCTGGTGGTGCGCGAGCGGCCCAAGCTGCTCTACACCGTGCCCACCTTCTCCAACCCCACCGGACGCACCCTGCCCGTCGACCGCCGGGCCGCGGTGGCCCGGATCGCGGGGCGGTGCGGGGTGTGGATCGTCGAGGACGACCCGTACGGCGAGCTGCGCTTCGAGGGCGAGCGGGTGCCGTGGATCGCGTCGTACGACGGCGCCGGGGACCGGACCGTGCTGCTGGGCTCCTTCTCCAAGGTGATGGCACCCGGTCTGCGCCTCGGCTGGCTGCGGGCGCCCGCAGCGCTGCGCCGGGCCTGCGCGGTGGCCAAGCAGGCCGCCGACCTGCACACCCCGACCGTCAACCAGCTCGCCGCCGCCCGGTACCTGGCCGACCGGGACCTGGACGCGCATGTCGCGCGCGTCGCCGCCGTCTACGGCGCACGCCGGGACGCCATGCTCGCGGGCCTGGCGGACGCGCTCCCGGCGGGTTCGGCGTGGACCCGCCCCGAGGGCGGCATGTTCCTGTGGGCGCGCCTGCCGGAGCACTACGACACCACGGCGCTGCTCCCCGGGGTGGTCCGGCACGACGTGGCGTACGTCCCCGGCGCCCCCTTCCACGCCGGTGAGCCGGACCGCGCCACGCTGCGGCTGTGCTTCGTGACGCAGACGCCGGACGAGATCGCGGAGGGGCTGCGCCGGCTGGGGGAGGGGCTGCGGGAGGTACGGCGGTAG
- a CDS encoding DUF4232 domain-containing protein: MSARITRTRLLAATTVALAALSLTACESDGSDTGAPAASTSTSTPAAENSRPAPDQAGAKDDTGKGGSTGSNGSTGSNGSSGSNGSSGSGGNGNASNSSSGSSGSGSGAGADKGSDTDVVGKCSASNVRITAANAPRPINHLLLTATNTGSKTCALPTYPAARFGEAQSVPPVAESSKPQALTTLAPGESGYAGVRLSSGDGSGEGGYDTSTLTIPFEDGSIATVKLPSGGVYVDSTLTVTYWQTSVSNALEY, from the coding sequence ATGTCCGCACGCATCACCCGTACCCGCCTGCTCGCCGCCACCACGGTCGCGCTGGCCGCGCTCTCCCTCACGGCCTGCGAGAGCGACGGATCGGACACGGGAGCCCCGGCGGCCTCCACCTCCACCTCCACCCCGGCGGCCGAGAACAGCCGGCCGGCGCCCGACCAGGCCGGCGCGAAGGACGACACCGGCAAGGGAGGCTCCACGGGCTCGAACGGCTCCACGGGCTCGAACGGCTCCTCGGGCTCGAACGGCTCCTCCGGATCCGGCGGCAACGGCAACGCGTCGAACTCCAGCAGCGGCAGCTCCGGTTCCGGTTCCGGTGCGGGCGCCGACAAGGGATCCGACACGGACGTAGTCGGGAAGTGCTCCGCGTCCAACGTGCGGATCACCGCGGCGAACGCGCCCCGCCCGATCAACCACCTGCTGCTGACCGCCACCAACACCGGCTCGAAGACCTGCGCGCTGCCGACGTACCCGGCGGCGCGGTTCGGCGAGGCCCAGTCGGTGCCGCCCGTCGCCGAGTCCAGCAAGCCGCAGGCGCTGACGACGCTGGCGCCCGGCGAGTCCGGTTACGCCGGTGTGCGGCTGTCGTCCGGCGACGGCAGCGGCGAGGGCGGGTACGACACGAGCACCCTCACCATCCCGTTCGAGGACGGCTCCATCGCCACGGTCAAGCTGCCCTCCGGCGGCGTGTACGTCGACAGCACCCTGACGGTCACCTACTGGCAGACCAGCGTTTCGAACGCCCTCGAGTACTGA
- a CDS encoding MarR family winged helix-turn-helix transcriptional regulator, protein MNYSHTDAELVRQPIGYWSWAAYKAVVTRTRAALAGIGTTQPQWWVLAQAAHAGTPKSRDEISRLLRNYLDTGPESMEAEIDATLTNGWTAQTPEGHLTLTPEGRAFYEEAAALQDELWTERHAGISDEEYLTTVKVLQRFIHNTGGQAWHH, encoded by the coding sequence ATGAACTACTCACACACCGACGCGGAACTGGTCCGACAGCCCATCGGCTACTGGAGCTGGGCGGCCTACAAGGCCGTGGTCACCCGCACCCGGGCGGCCCTCGCCGGGATCGGCACGACCCAGCCCCAGTGGTGGGTCCTCGCCCAGGCGGCCCACGCGGGCACCCCGAAATCCCGCGACGAGATCTCCCGCCTCCTGCGCAACTACCTCGACACGGGCCCGGAGTCGATGGAGGCGGAGATCGACGCGACCCTCACGAACGGCTGGACCGCCCAGACCCCCGAGGGCCACCTGACCCTCACCCCCGAAGGCAGGGCGTTCTACGAGGAGGCGGCCGCCCTCCAGGACGAACTGTGGACGGAACGCCACGCCGGCATATCCGACGAGGAGTACCTGACCACCGTGAAGGTGCTCCAGCGCTTCATCCACAACACCGGCGGACAGGCCTGGCACCACTAG
- a CDS encoding uroporphyrinogen-III synthase, whose product MSPTAFPAGPEHGHVTFLGAGPGDPGLLTLRAVEALTHADVLVAEHEVLDVVRTHARQGVSEVHTDADPSDPGTGAPQLRVVDGASTTPGVPAVRDAAHLVMEAARGGRRVVRAVTGDPGLDAYAAEEMLACAAAGVPFEVVPGIANAVGVPAYAGVPLRDAEGADVRFVDARTASDRCWTEVGASDGTVVVSTTLDSVAAAAGELVSAGRKPDTPMTVTIAGTTTRQRTWAATLGTVAQTLKQAKVLPSPDGGRPVIAVVGERSASARRDQLSWFESKPLFGWKVLVPRTKEQAASLSDRLRSYGAVPSEVPTIAVEPPRTPQQMERAVKGLVTGRYEWIAFTSVNAVKAVREKFEEYGLDARAFAGIKVAAVGEQTAKALIAFGVKPDLVPSGEQSAAGLLEDWPPYDPVFDPIDRVFLPRADIATETLVAGLIELGWEVDDVTAYRTVRASPPPATTREAIKGGGFDAVLFTSSSTVRNLVGIAGKPHNVTVIACIGPATAKTAEEHGLRVDVMAPEPSVLKLAEALADFGLRRRAAALEAGDPVTRPSERRPGARRRRSST is encoded by the coding sequence GTGAGCCCCACCGCATTTCCCGCCGGTCCGGAACACGGGCACGTCACCTTCCTCGGTGCCGGACCCGGAGATCCGGGACTGCTGACTCTGCGCGCCGTGGAGGCGCTGACGCACGCGGACGTACTCGTCGCCGAGCACGAGGTGCTCGACGTCGTACGCACGCATGCGAGGCAGGGCGTGTCCGAAGTGCACACGGATGCCGATCCGTCGGATCCGGGCACAGGAGCGCCCCAACTGAGGGTAGTTGACGGAGCGTCAACGACCCCGGGCGTCCCCGCTGTGCGGGATGCCGCACATCTTGTCATGGAGGCCGCGCGGGGCGGCAGGCGGGTCGTGCGTGCGGTGACCGGTGACCCCGGTCTCGACGCGTACGCCGCCGAGGAGATGCTGGCGTGCGCCGCGGCCGGGGTGCCCTTCGAGGTCGTCCCCGGTATCGCGAACGCCGTCGGTGTGCCCGCGTACGCCGGTGTTCCGCTGCGGGACGCCGAGGGTGCCGACGTGCGGTTCGTGGACGCCCGTACGGCGTCGGACCGCTGCTGGACCGAGGTGGGCGCCTCCGACGGCACGGTCGTGGTGTCGACGACGCTCGACTCGGTGGCCGCGGCCGCCGGTGAGCTGGTGTCGGCCGGCCGCAAGCCGGACACCCCGATGACGGTGACGATCGCCGGTACGACGACGCGGCAGCGCACCTGGGCGGCGACGCTCGGCACGGTCGCGCAGACGCTGAAGCAGGCGAAGGTGCTGCCGTCCCCGGACGGTGGCCGCCCGGTGATAGCCGTGGTCGGCGAGCGCTCCGCCTCCGCCCGGCGCGACCAGCTCTCGTGGTTCGAGTCCAAGCCGCTGTTCGGCTGGAAGGTGCTCGTGCCGCGTACGAAGGAGCAGGCGGCGTCGCTCTCCGACCGGCTCAGGTCCTACGGGGCCGTGCCGAGCGAGGTCCCGACCATCGCGGTGGAGCCGCCGCGCACGCCCCAGCAGATGGAGCGGGCGGTCAAGGGCCTGGTGACGGGCCGGTACGAGTGGATCGCGTTCACGTCGGTCAACGCGGTGAAGGCGGTCCGGGAGAAGTTCGAGGAGTACGGGCTGGACGCGCGGGCGTTCGCCGGTATCAAGGTCGCCGCGGTCGGGGAACAGACGGCGAAGGCGCTCATCGCCTTCGGCGTGAAGCCGGACCTGGTGCCGAGCGGCGAGCAGTCGGCCGCCGGTCTGCTGGAGGACTGGCCGCCGTACGACCCGGTCTTCGACCCGATCGACCGTGTCTTCCTGCCCCGTGCCGACATCGCGACCGAGACGCTGGTCGCCGGGCTCATCGAGCTGGGCTGGGAGGTCGACGACGTCACCGCCTACCGGACGGTGCGCGCCTCGCCGCCGCCGGCCACGACGCGGGAGGCGATCAAGGGCGGCGGTTTCGACGCGGTGCTCTTCACCTCGTCGTCCACGGTGCGGAACCTGGTCGGTATCGCGGGCAAGCCGCACAACGTGACGGTGATCGCGTGTATCGGCCCGGCGACGGCCAAGACGGCCGAGGAGCACGGGCTGCGGGTCGACGTCATGGCTCCGGAGCCGTCGGTGCTGAAGCTGGCGGAGGCCCTGGCCGACTTCGGCCTGCGGCGCCGTGCGGCGGCCCTGGAGGCCGGGGATCCGGTGACGCGGCCGAGCGAGCGGCGGCCGGGGGCGCGAAGGCGCCGGTCTTCGACGTGA
- a CDS encoding nitroreductase/quinone reductase family protein: MPTSFNQSVIEEFRANAGKVGGPFEGGDLLLLTTTGARSGVSRTTPLGYVRHGDSLLVVGSNLGGPRHPGWYHNLLAHPVVQVEIGTRSFEALAVPAEGARRDALFAHVVRAAPGYGDYQAATDRLLPVVVLERAEPDGWEAPGEVRTLADKLMEVHTWLRGQLAQVRTEVDAHFAARAAHQGPGAPPAPGLGLQIRQRCLAFCQALEFHHTSEDGHLFPGIARHHPHLADVFDRLGDEHRTIARLQGELAALLAGVHIAEPRRFRAELEAMSAELNAHLDHEEEALIPLLADVPWPPAGP, encoded by the coding sequence ATGCCCACGTCTTTCAACCAGTCCGTCATCGAGGAGTTCCGCGCCAACGCCGGTAAGGTCGGTGGTCCCTTCGAAGGCGGCGACCTGCTCCTGCTGACGACCACCGGCGCTCGGTCGGGAGTATCGCGGACCACCCCCCTCGGATACGTCCGCCACGGGGACTCGCTCCTGGTCGTCGGGTCCAACCTCGGCGGTCCGCGGCATCCCGGCTGGTACCACAACCTGCTCGCCCATCCCGTGGTCCAGGTCGAGATCGGCACCCGTTCCTTCGAGGCTCTCGCGGTCCCCGCCGAAGGCGCCCGGCGCGACGCGCTGTTCGCGCACGTCGTGCGGGCGGCGCCCGGCTACGGCGACTACCAGGCCGCCACCGATCGGCTCCTGCCGGTGGTGGTGCTGGAGCGGGCCGAGCCCGACGGGTGGGAGGCGCCCGGCGAGGTCCGCACCCTCGCCGACAAGCTCATGGAGGTCCACACCTGGCTGCGGGGGCAGTTGGCCCAGGTGCGGACGGAGGTCGACGCGCACTTCGCCGCCCGGGCGGCGCACCAGGGGCCCGGTGCGCCGCCGGCCCCGGGGCTCGGGCTGCAGATCCGGCAGCGGTGCCTGGCGTTCTGCCAGGCGCTGGAGTTCCACCACACGAGCGAGGACGGGCACCTGTTCCCGGGGATCGCCCGCCACCATCCCCACCTGGCCGACGTCTTCGACCGGCTCGGCGACGAACACCGCACGATCGCCCGCCTCCAGGGTGAGCTGGCGGCGCTGCTGGCCGGCGTCCACATCGCCGAACCGCGGCGTTTTCGTGCGGAACTGGAGGCGATGTCGGCGGAGCTGAACGCGCACCTCGACCACGAGGAGGAGGCGCTGATCCCACTGCTGGCCGACGTGCCGTGGCCGCCTGCCGGTCCCTAG